The following coding sequences lie in one Scatophagus argus isolate fScaArg1 chromosome 9, fScaArg1.pri, whole genome shotgun sequence genomic window:
- the si:dkey-33i11.9 gene encoding synapse differentiation-inducing gene protein 1-like gives MDPSKSATAPPPGWSEEKSSMGQSPPPPYYDNPNPGYPQPGPGYPPQAQGYGGPMQYPGAQQTYPAQPATVTVQPTVYVTQGPLPDPVNDYLGYSIFTMLCCCLPLGIAALIFSISTREANHIGDRMAAERSSRTARTLNHVALGLGIGVIILSIIYVVVVASLVSH, from the exons ATGGACCCCAGCAAGTCAGCGACTGCACCTCCGCCAGGATGGTCTGAGGAGAAGTCCTCCATGGGCCAGTCGCCCCCGCCGCCCTATTACGACAACCCCAACCCGGGCTATCCTCAGCCCGGCCCTGGATACCCTCCACAGGCTCAG GGCTATGGAGGCCCAATGCAGTATCCAGGTGCACAGCAGACGTACCCGGCACAGCCAGCCACCGTCACCGTCCAGCCCACAGTGTATGTGACTCAAGGTCCTCTGCCTGACCCTGTCAATGACTACTTGGGCTACTCCATCTTCACcatgctgtgctgctgcctgccaCTTGGAATTGCTGCCCTCATCTTCTCCATCTCA ACCCGTGAGGCAAACCACATCGGGGACCGGATGGCGGCGGAGCGGAGCAGCAGGACAGCCAGGACACTGAACCACGTGGCCCTTGGACTCGGCATCGGCGTCATCATCCTCAGCATCATCTATGTAGTGGTTGTGGCTTCTCTGGTGAGCCACTAA
- the LOC124064829 gene encoding FXYD domain-containing ion transport regulator 3-like isoform X1 has translation MSKVCALVLMALVSLVFADEQSPEDDPFTFDYHRLRVGGLILAAVLCLIGITILLSGHCRCKFNQNKRRRTGSNAQQMLSDQGRSCDC, from the exons ATGTCGAAGGTCTGCGCTTTGGTGTTGATGGCAC TTGTGTCGCTGGTGTTTGCAGATGAACAGAGCC CAGAAGATGACCCATTTACATTTG ACTACCACAGACTGCGTGTTGGAGGCCTGATTCTCgctgctgtcctctgtctcaTTGGCATCACCATACTACTCA gTGGCCACTGCAGGTGCAAGTTTAACCAGAACAAGAG AAGGAGGACAGGAAGCAATGCTCAGCAGATGCTCTCTGATCAAG GTCGTTCCTGTGACTGCTAG
- the LOC124064829 gene encoding phospholemman-like isoform X2, with the protein MSKVCALVLMALVSLVFADEQSQDDPFTFDYHRLRVGGLILAAVLCLIGITILLSGHCRCKFNQNKRRRTGSNAQQMLSDQGRSCDC; encoded by the exons ATGTCGAAGGTCTGCGCTTTGGTGTTGATGGCAC TTGTGTCGCTGGTGTTTGCAGATGAACAGAGCC AAGATGACCCATTTACATTTG ACTACCACAGACTGCGTGTTGGAGGCCTGATTCTCgctgctgtcctctgtctcaTTGGCATCACCATACTACTCA gTGGCCACTGCAGGTGCAAGTTTAACCAGAACAAGAG AAGGAGGACAGGAAGCAATGCTCAGCAGATGCTCTCTGATCAAG GTCGTTCCTGTGACTGCTAG